The Anoplopoma fimbria isolate UVic2021 breed Golden Eagle Sablefish chromosome 9, Afim_UVic_2022, whole genome shotgun sequence genome contains the following window.
GCTACTGTCAACATTTCACTgcgtctttctctctgtgagggattttacattttctatcttATTTCCCCTTTAGCTCCTGTGACTTATGTTTAAATTCACTGCCTCAATTTTATAGTATTGGAGCTTCAATGACAAGCTTTGTTAATCACTTGAGTGTTTTCTCTCAGTGGATCAATGATAAAACAGCAACCTATGTTCATGGTCCGGTAGCGGATTTGAGAGCATTATAATGGCATGAAGCTGATACTAAATAGTTCATTCAGATCAAGCAAAAAATGGATGAGGCTTCTCACTTTTTTGATCACAAAATACAATGAAACTCTTCTCACGTTATGTCagttaatgtgtttaaattgtAGTGTGTTTGTAATCTAGTGTATACAGTTAAGAACACAATCAGCATTCAGATTTATAACTATGTGTGTTTACAAATAACAGATAAACATGCCTTTATATAAGGGACCGAAGCAGATTAACTAATCCCCTGACCAATAAACACATAGTATGTCTAAAGGTGGAATCAACACAAGGGTGGGGATCTTTTCATATGAAACCATAACCTTGGTGTTGGTACAGTAACAAAAGCCTATCTTTCTGCTCTTTCAGACAGCTCCAGTACAAAGATCATAAAAAATCTgactgaagaaggagaagatttGAAGAGGAAGCTGAGCATCCTTGGTGAGAATCAGGAATAACCTGAATAACCTTCATgacatgtgaagaaaaaaaattaaatataacaacagcaacaacatttgaaaatgttttctttaactaCTTTTCTTTGACTGAACATTCATTCTTTGTTATTCTAAACAGATCATTACTTACAACAAGGATGGGTGTATTCCAACAACAGTTTCTATTACATCTCCTCTAATCAAAAGTCCTGGCAAGAGAGCAGAGATGACTGTCGGCAAAGAGGTGCAGACCTGATAATCATCAACAGCAAAGGAGAGCAGGTGTGtagagtgaaagagaggggagagaaacagTGTGATATCAGATAAATGGTCACAGAGGTGGAGGTTGGCTGCAATTGTTTATGTTTCCTCCATGTTTagtaatgttttacttttactgtacatAAGGATTTTGCCAGAGGATTCAAACGTCGCGCTTGGATTGGACtaactgacagagagacagaggggaaatGGAAATGGGTGGATGGGACTGACCTGAAGACAAGGttcataaattactttttttcctctttaaatcAATCATTAGTAATGCAGTATTGCTATATTAAGGCACTTCAGTTCGGTAATGTAGTTGGGACTGCATGTTTCTTCTAGCATTTGGCCTTTTTGTGGTTTCTTTGGTTGTGCTTTCTGTTAAAAATCTATCATTTGTTGTTTGGTTTCAGCTACTGGCTGGGGAGCCCAACAATGGTCGAGGTAAAGATGAAGACTGTGGAGAAATATGGTTATATGTAACAGAAAACAGCTGGAATGATAACACATGTACAATAGAAAACTCCTGGATCTGTGAAAAGATGGTGGCATAACTCTGCATCCAAACCCACCTGACTGGCTATCATTAAGCTGCTCATCCAACACACAAACTTGTCACCATAGTTAAAGCACTGGTGTGAATAATAGCAtcaatgatggctgaattccatttagctgtttcactttcagggtcctggtgttgtgcatgctggctcactgtcacagtCGTgaccatagaaatagaataggagtagaacggacattGAACTGCTTGTCATGGTCATTTGGccagtacaaaagaaaatggtgatTGTTGTTAGTCAGTTGGGCTGTAAAGTGTTTCTGCAGCTCGGCGGGAAGAGAGCGGACACAGCTTTGAGGAGAAAGATGGCCatctagctagctaacgttaggtAGCTTGTCCTTCTCCATAGTGATATGGAGTGAGGCCAAGGGACCGTCAGACCCAGCACCGCCTCTGGACTCCAGTCTGCTGTTCGGACAGAGCCATCATTATAGTTATTCGTAACACCTGTGGTTTTTCTGAATTAACCTTTGCTCTCTATTTTACATTTGGTTAATTGCTTTTCCAACACAATTATTAGTATTGCTTCACAATctgccctctgaggcaaatttgtaatttgtgattctgggctatacaaaataaactgaattgaattgaattcacaaaaaacattataatattttattgttcatttttttaagggtCTTGGAAGGATGTAGTCTGTCCCAATATGCAAAAATATACTGTTTGTTTATGAATGGTtttgttgtccatgtttttttttttgataaattggTTGAtctaaaaaaacaccatttgaCTTTGAGTTTTGATGATCTAATTTATTTCCCTCTTCACTTTATTATCAAGTAGATTTAACTTTCTTCAGCTTAAgtgctcaaagaaaaaaaactgacaaccTCAGATATTGCACTTTTCCGTTACAGTGGTGATGTTTCTCAGAAACAGATTCATATCTCAAACAGTAGATATGAAAGCTCCTAAAATTCAGTCTTTATTTAGATACCCTGCATGTCAGCATCATTACTTCACTTCACAATCTTCACTTCTGCTATTGAGAAATAGATGTTTATTCTTGAGAAACTGTTCACACCATGGCAGTTCAATTTTTCTCACCTACATCTCTCAAGTTCGTTTGACATGTGTCTTGCAAGCTTTTTATTGAAAGGTTAATTAGTGAGTGAGTGATAATGGGGGATAGGAAGTGAGAAATGTGCTGTTCAGCTTGTGTTTTCTCcaaaacactaacacactaTACATAAATATGTCATTACACTGCTGATGGAAAGGATGATCTTTATGTAACTTTAATGATTAACGTCAAGTCACACGTTAGAGTGCTGCCTGACTGTCTAACTACTATTTGGCCCTGGCAACAGTTAAAGTGTTTTGAAATGATACTTGGCTATAAACAAAGTGGGCAACTGCATCAGGGTTGAAAAGAAAACCCCCTTTCTCACTGTGAgcaattcatttgtttgttttgccaaGCACAATACAAACTAAAATGGTAAGGATATTTAGTTGGCTAATAATGCCTTTATAATTTCAGCTAATACTATGCTTACATCGGTCAAAATCCTACATACATTTCTGACGGACGGAAAACCTTGAGCAGGGTATTATACCGATACATTGCTGGTTGGCTTCCATGGCAGTGGGTAAAATATGCAATGCCCTTTTCACAGACAAGCTTggacatgtcacagtaggaaaagcacatgtGTTAATTATaacaagtaataataataataacatactCTACTCCACTACTCttcacttttttaataaaaaaaagtgaagagtAGTGGAGTAGAGTAACAGAGTAGTGTGCGTGTTCTTTCCCTGTTTTTGTGCAGATTATTATTTCAAAGCACATGAATATGTTTTCCTCCTGTGAcctcttgattttttttcaaccttattTCAATATGCAGATGAAACCGTCTTGAATTTGTAAAAAAGACAGCAAAGGCAAAATGAAGAA
Protein-coding sequences here:
- the LOC129095500 gene encoding C-type lectin domain family 4 member F-like yields the protein MTLDASSRSGKLYRVVAVSFGLLCILQATVNISLRLSLYSSSTKIIKNLTEEGEDLKRKLSILDHYLQQGWVYSNNSFYYISSNQKSWQESRDDCRQRGADLIIINSKGEQDFARGFKRRAWIGLTDRETEGKWKWVDGTDLKTR